One genomic region from Phocoena sinus isolate mPhoSin1 chromosome 3, mPhoSin1.pri, whole genome shotgun sequence encodes:
- the FSD1 gene encoding fibronectin type III and SPRY domain-containing protein 1 isoform X2: protein MEDQREALRKIITTLAVKNEEIQSFIYSLKQMLLNVEANSAKVQEDLEAEFQSLFSLLEELKEGMLMKIKQDRASRAYELQNQLAACTRALESSEELLETANQTLQATDREDFPQAAKQIKDGVTMAPAFRLSLKAKVSDNMSHLMVDFAQERRMLQALTFLPVPSAPVIDLAESLVADNCVTLVWRMPDEDNKIDHYVLEYRRTNFEGPPRLKEDQPWMVIEGIQQTEYTLTGLKFDMKYMNFRVKACNKAVSGEFSEPVTLETPAFMFRLDASTSHQNLRVDDLSVEWDAMGGKVQDIKAREKDGKGRTASPVNSPARGTPSPKRMPSGRGGRDRFTAESYTVLGDTLIDGGEHYWEVRYEPDSKAFGLGVAYRSLGRFEQLGKTAASWCVYVNNWLQVSFTAKHANKAKVLDTPVPDCLGVHCDFHQGLLSFYNARTKQLLHTFKAKFTQPLLPAFTVRPPPRPRGLLQNFRGPA from the exons ATGGAGGACCAGAGG GAGGCTCTGCGGAAGATCATCACGACACTGGCTGTGAAAAACGAAGAGATTCAGAGTTTCATCTACTCCCTCAAGCAGATGCTGTTGAACGTGGAG GCGAACTCGGCCAAGGTGCAGGAGGACCTGGAAGCCGAGTTCCagtccctcttctccctcctggaGGAGCTGAAGGAGGGCATGCTCATGAAAATAAAGCAAGACCGTGCCAGCCGCGCCTACGagctgcag AACCAGCTGGCTGCCTGCACGCGAGCTCTGGAGAGCTCTGAGGAGCTTCTGGAGACGGCCAACCAGACCCTGCAGGCCACGGACCGCGAGGACTTTCCTCAG GCTGCCAAGCAAATCAAAGATGG GGTGACGATGGCCCCCGCCTTCCGGCTGTCATTGAAAGCCAAGGTCAGCGACAACATGAGTCACCTCATGGTGGACTTTGCACAGGAGCGGAGAATGCTACAGGCACTCACATTCCTGCCTG TGCCTAGTGCCCCTGTGATCGACCTGGCCGAGTCCCTGGTGGCCGACAACTGTGTAACCTTGGTGTGGCGCATGCCAGACGAGGACAACAAGATTGACCACTACGTGCTGGAGTATCGGCGGACCAACTTTGAGGGCCCGCCCCGCCTCAAAGAGGACCAGCCCTGGATGGTCATCGAGGGCATCCAGCAGACAGAATACACCCTGACCG GTCTCAAGTTTGACATGAAATACATGAATTTCCGTGTGAAGGCCTGTAATAAGGCAGTTTCAGGCGAGTTCTCTGAGCCAGTGACCCTGGAGACACCAG CGTTCATGTTCCGCCTGGATGCGTCCACATCCCACCAGAACCTGCGGGTGGATGATCTCTCCGTGGAGTGGGACGCCATGGGCGGGAAGGTGCAGGATATCAAAGCTCGCGAGAAAGATGGCAAGGGGCGGACGGCGTCTCCCGTCAACTCCCCAGCCAG AGGTACTCCATCTCCCAAGAGGATGCCCTCAGGTCGTGGGGGACGGGATCGCTTCACAGCTGAGTCCTACACGGTGCTGG GGGACACGCTGATTGATGGCGGGGAGCATTACTGGGAGGTGCGCTACGAGCCGGACAGCAAGGCTTTTGGCTTGGGGGTGGCCTACCGCAGCCTGGGTCGCTTCGAGCAGCTGGGCAAGACAGCCGCGTCCTGGTGCGTGTACGTCAACAACTGGCTGCAGGTCAGCTTCACTGCCAAGCACGCCAACAAGGCCAAGGTGCTGGACACCCCCGTGCCTGACTGCCTGGGCGTGCACTGCGACTTCCACCAAG gcctccTGTCCTTCTACAACGCCCGCACCAAACAGCTGCTGCACACCTTCAAggccaagttcacacagccaCTGCTGCCGGCTTTCACGGTGAGGCCTCCTCCGCGGCCCAGGG GACTGCTGCAGAATTTTCGGGGCCcagcataa
- the FSD1 gene encoding fibronectin type III and SPRY domain-containing protein 1 isoform X3, whose amino-acid sequence MEDQREALRKIITTLAVKNEEIQSFIYSLKQMLLNVEANSAKVQEDLEAEFQSLFSLLEELKEGMLMKIKQDRASRAYELQNQLAACTRALESSEELLETANQTLQATDREDFPQAAKQIKDGVTMAPAFRLSLKAKVSDNMSHLMVDFAQERRMLQALTFLPVPSAPVIDLAESLVADNCVTLVWRMPDEDNKIDHYVLEYRRTNFEGPPRLKEDQPWMVIEGIQQTEYTLTGLKFDMKYMNFRVKACNKAVSGEFSEPVTLETPAFMFRLDASTSHQNLRVDDLSVEWDAMGGKVQDIKAREKDGKGRTASPVNSPARGTPSPKRMPSGRGGRDRFTAESYTVLGLLSFYNARTKQLLHTFKAKFTQPLLPAFTVWCGSFHVTAGLQVPSSVRCLQKRGSATSSSNTSLT is encoded by the exons ATGGAGGACCAGAGG GAGGCTCTGCGGAAGATCATCACGACACTGGCTGTGAAAAACGAAGAGATTCAGAGTTTCATCTACTCCCTCAAGCAGATGCTGTTGAACGTGGAG GCGAACTCGGCCAAGGTGCAGGAGGACCTGGAAGCCGAGTTCCagtccctcttctccctcctggaGGAGCTGAAGGAGGGCATGCTCATGAAAATAAAGCAAGACCGTGCCAGCCGCGCCTACGagctgcag AACCAGCTGGCTGCCTGCACGCGAGCTCTGGAGAGCTCTGAGGAGCTTCTGGAGACGGCCAACCAGACCCTGCAGGCCACGGACCGCGAGGACTTTCCTCAG GCTGCCAAGCAAATCAAAGATGG GGTGACGATGGCCCCCGCCTTCCGGCTGTCATTGAAAGCCAAGGTCAGCGACAACATGAGTCACCTCATGGTGGACTTTGCACAGGAGCGGAGAATGCTACAGGCACTCACATTCCTGCCTG TGCCTAGTGCCCCTGTGATCGACCTGGCCGAGTCCCTGGTGGCCGACAACTGTGTAACCTTGGTGTGGCGCATGCCAGACGAGGACAACAAGATTGACCACTACGTGCTGGAGTATCGGCGGACCAACTTTGAGGGCCCGCCCCGCCTCAAAGAGGACCAGCCCTGGATGGTCATCGAGGGCATCCAGCAGACAGAATACACCCTGACCG GTCTCAAGTTTGACATGAAATACATGAATTTCCGTGTGAAGGCCTGTAATAAGGCAGTTTCAGGCGAGTTCTCTGAGCCAGTGACCCTGGAGACACCAG CGTTCATGTTCCGCCTGGATGCGTCCACATCCCACCAGAACCTGCGGGTGGATGATCTCTCCGTGGAGTGGGACGCCATGGGCGGGAAGGTGCAGGATATCAAAGCTCGCGAGAAAGATGGCAAGGGGCGGACGGCGTCTCCCGTCAACTCCCCAGCCAG AGGTACTCCATCTCCCAAGAGGATGCCCTCAGGTCGTGGGGGACGGGATCGCTTCACAGCTGAGTCCTACACGGTGCTGG gcctccTGTCCTTCTACAACGCCCGCACCAAACAGCTGCTGCACACCTTCAAggccaagttcacacagccaCTGCTGCCGGCTTTCACG GTGTGGTGTGGCAGCTTCCACGTGACGGCAGGCCTACAGGTCCCCAGCTCTGTGCGCTGCCTGCAGAAGCGGGGCAGTGCTACCAGCAGCTCCAACACCAGCCTCACCTAG
- the FSD1 gene encoding fibronectin type III and SPRY domain-containing protein 1 isoform X1, which produces MEDQREALRKIITTLAVKNEEIQSFIYSLKQMLLNVEANSAKVQEDLEAEFQSLFSLLEELKEGMLMKIKQDRASRAYELQNQLAACTRALESSEELLETANQTLQATDREDFPQAAKQIKDGVTMAPAFRLSLKAKVSDNMSHLMVDFAQERRMLQALTFLPVPSAPVIDLAESLVADNCVTLVWRMPDEDNKIDHYVLEYRRTNFEGPPRLKEDQPWMVIEGIQQTEYTLTGLKFDMKYMNFRVKACNKAVSGEFSEPVTLETPAFMFRLDASTSHQNLRVDDLSVEWDAMGGKVQDIKAREKDGKGRTASPVNSPARGTPSPKRMPSGRGGRDRFTAESYTVLGDTLIDGGEHYWEVRYEPDSKAFGLGVAYRSLGRFEQLGKTAASWCVYVNNWLQVSFTAKHANKAKVLDTPVPDCLGVHCDFHQGLLSFYNARTKQLLHTFKAKFTQPLLPAFTVWCGSFHVTAGLQVPSSVRCLQKRGSATSSSNTSLT; this is translated from the exons ATGGAGGACCAGAGG GAGGCTCTGCGGAAGATCATCACGACACTGGCTGTGAAAAACGAAGAGATTCAGAGTTTCATCTACTCCCTCAAGCAGATGCTGTTGAACGTGGAG GCGAACTCGGCCAAGGTGCAGGAGGACCTGGAAGCCGAGTTCCagtccctcttctccctcctggaGGAGCTGAAGGAGGGCATGCTCATGAAAATAAAGCAAGACCGTGCCAGCCGCGCCTACGagctgcag AACCAGCTGGCTGCCTGCACGCGAGCTCTGGAGAGCTCTGAGGAGCTTCTGGAGACGGCCAACCAGACCCTGCAGGCCACGGACCGCGAGGACTTTCCTCAG GCTGCCAAGCAAATCAAAGATGG GGTGACGATGGCCCCCGCCTTCCGGCTGTCATTGAAAGCCAAGGTCAGCGACAACATGAGTCACCTCATGGTGGACTTTGCACAGGAGCGGAGAATGCTACAGGCACTCACATTCCTGCCTG TGCCTAGTGCCCCTGTGATCGACCTGGCCGAGTCCCTGGTGGCCGACAACTGTGTAACCTTGGTGTGGCGCATGCCAGACGAGGACAACAAGATTGACCACTACGTGCTGGAGTATCGGCGGACCAACTTTGAGGGCCCGCCCCGCCTCAAAGAGGACCAGCCCTGGATGGTCATCGAGGGCATCCAGCAGACAGAATACACCCTGACCG GTCTCAAGTTTGACATGAAATACATGAATTTCCGTGTGAAGGCCTGTAATAAGGCAGTTTCAGGCGAGTTCTCTGAGCCAGTGACCCTGGAGACACCAG CGTTCATGTTCCGCCTGGATGCGTCCACATCCCACCAGAACCTGCGGGTGGATGATCTCTCCGTGGAGTGGGACGCCATGGGCGGGAAGGTGCAGGATATCAAAGCTCGCGAGAAAGATGGCAAGGGGCGGACGGCGTCTCCCGTCAACTCCCCAGCCAG AGGTACTCCATCTCCCAAGAGGATGCCCTCAGGTCGTGGGGGACGGGATCGCTTCACAGCTGAGTCCTACACGGTGCTGG GGGACACGCTGATTGATGGCGGGGAGCATTACTGGGAGGTGCGCTACGAGCCGGACAGCAAGGCTTTTGGCTTGGGGGTGGCCTACCGCAGCCTGGGTCGCTTCGAGCAGCTGGGCAAGACAGCCGCGTCCTGGTGCGTGTACGTCAACAACTGGCTGCAGGTCAGCTTCACTGCCAAGCACGCCAACAAGGCCAAGGTGCTGGACACCCCCGTGCCTGACTGCCTGGGCGTGCACTGCGACTTCCACCAAG gcctccTGTCCTTCTACAACGCCCGCACCAAACAGCTGCTGCACACCTTCAAggccaagttcacacagccaCTGCTGCCGGCTTTCACG GTGTGGTGTGGCAGCTTCCACGTGACGGCAGGCCTACAGGTCCCCAGCTCTGTGCGCTGCCTGCAGAAGCGGGGCAGTGCTACCAGCAGCTCCAACACCAGCCTCACCTAG
- the STAP2 gene encoding signal-transducing adaptor protein 2 isoform X1 has protein sequence MALALRPPRVPKPKSSLPSHYHESFLEKKGPRDRDYKKFWAGLQGLTLYFYSSNRDSQHMEKLDLGMFVKLTDEAPRGSSHDHGTHFCLVLQNQEIKFKVESLESREMWKGFILTVVELRVPSNLNLLPGHLYMMAEVLAKEEARRALEMPSCFLKVSRLEAQLLLERHPECGNLLLRPSGDGAGGVSVSTLQTLNGTPVVRHYRVKREGPKYVIDVEEPFSCTSLDAVVNYFVSHSNKKLMPFLLDDDYEKVIGYAETDKENGESVWVAPSAPGPGPAPPRGGPKQLPPSAITPVSSQDKLPPLLNQDEDYVIPIGDDPAANYVNGDVPSPSRPVVPKPRKLAMFQAKPPKPPIVPKSEPKKGLNSGLARKLAVSSAQAFSSPTTGLADVTAELKGKLQRRLALQHAAECTGDQRANLQVWRICQADPSSQN, from the exons ATGGCCTTGGCCCTGAGGCCACCCCGGGTTCCCAAGCCCAAGAGCAGCCTGCCCTCACACTACCACGAGAGCTTCCTGGAGAAGAAGGGACCCCGAGACCGG GATTACAAGAAGTTCTGGGCAGGCCTCCAGGGCCTGACTCTCTATTTCTACAGTAGCAATCGGGACTCTCAG CACATGGAGAAGCTAGACCTAGGAATGTTTGTGAAGCTCACAGATGAAGCTCCCCGGGGGAGCTCCCATGACCATGGCACCCACTTCTGCTTGGTCCTGCAGAACCAGGAGATCAAGTTCAAG GTAGAGAGTCTGGAGTCTCGGGAGATGTGGAAAGGCTTCATCCTGACGGTGGTGGAG CTCCGTGTCCCGTCTAACCTGAACCTGCTGCCCGGACACCTGTACATGATGGCCGAGGTCCTGGCCAAAGAAGAGGCACGACGTGCGCTCGAGATGCCCTC GTGTTTCCTGAAAGTGAGCCGGCTGGAGGCTCAGCTGCTCCTGGAGCGCCACCCCGAGTGCGGGAACCTGCTGCTCCGGCCCAGCGGGGACGGCGCGGGCGGAGTGTCGGTCAGCACGCTCCAGACGCTCAACGG GACGCCGGTGGTCCGGCACTACAGAGTGAAGCGCGAAGGCCCCAAGTACGTGATCGACGTGGAGGAGCCG TTCTCCTGCACCTCGCTCGACGCAGTGGTCAACTATTTCGTGTCGCACTCCAATAAGAAGCTGATGCCCTTCCTGCTGGACGATGACTACGAGAAAGTGATTG GCTACGCGGAGACGGATAAAGAGAATGGCGAGAGTGTGTGGGTGGCGCCCTCGGCCCCCGGCCCAG GTCCTGCACCCCCTAGGGGTGGCCCTAAGCAGCTGCCTCCCTCGGCCATCACGCCTGTGTCCAGCCAGGACAAGCTGCCCCCACTACTGAACCAGGATGAGGACTATGTGATCCCCATTGGAGATGACCCAGCTGCCAACTACGTGAACGGGGACG TGCCTTCCCCTAGTCGACCAGTTGTCCCGAAGCCCAGGAAGTTGGCCATGTTTCAGGCAAAGCCTCCAAAGCCACCCATTGTGCCCAAGTCAG AGCCCAAAAAAGGCCTCAACAGTGGCCTGGCCAGGAAGCTGGCAGTCAGCTCAGCGCAGGCTTTCTCCTCCCCGACCACAG ggcTGGCAGATGTGACAGCAGAGCTGAAAGGGAAACTGCAGAGGAGACTGGCGCTGCAGCACGCAGCCGAGTGCACAGGGGACCAGCGGGCCAATCTCCAAGTGTGGCGCATCTGTCAGGCAGATCCCTCCTCCCAGAATTAA
- the STAP2 gene encoding signal-transducing adaptor protein 2 isoform X2 — MALALRPPRVPKPKSSLPSHYHESFLEKKGPRDRDYKKFWAGLQGLTLYFYSSNRDSQHMEKLDLGMFVKLTDEAPRGSSHDHGTHFCLVLQNQEIKFKVESLESREMWKGFILTVVELRVPSNLNLLPGHLYMMAEVLAKEEARRALEMPSCFLKVSRLEAQLLLERHPECGNLLLRPSGDGAGGVSVSTLQTLNGTPVVRHYRVKREGPKYVIDVEEPFSCTSLDAVVNYFVSHSNKKLMPFLLDDDYEKVIGYAETDKENGESVWVAPSAPGPGPAPPRGGPKQLPPSAITPVSSQDKLPPLLNQDEDYVIPIGDDPAANYVNGDVPSPSRPVVPKPRKLAMFQAKPPKPPIVPKSEPKKGLNSGLARKLAVSSAQAFSSPTTAVLGGYKREQPGLGNPWCR; from the exons ATGGCCTTGGCCCTGAGGCCACCCCGGGTTCCCAAGCCCAAGAGCAGCCTGCCCTCACACTACCACGAGAGCTTCCTGGAGAAGAAGGGACCCCGAGACCGG GATTACAAGAAGTTCTGGGCAGGCCTCCAGGGCCTGACTCTCTATTTCTACAGTAGCAATCGGGACTCTCAG CACATGGAGAAGCTAGACCTAGGAATGTTTGTGAAGCTCACAGATGAAGCTCCCCGGGGGAGCTCCCATGACCATGGCACCCACTTCTGCTTGGTCCTGCAGAACCAGGAGATCAAGTTCAAG GTAGAGAGTCTGGAGTCTCGGGAGATGTGGAAAGGCTTCATCCTGACGGTGGTGGAG CTCCGTGTCCCGTCTAACCTGAACCTGCTGCCCGGACACCTGTACATGATGGCCGAGGTCCTGGCCAAAGAAGAGGCACGACGTGCGCTCGAGATGCCCTC GTGTTTCCTGAAAGTGAGCCGGCTGGAGGCTCAGCTGCTCCTGGAGCGCCACCCCGAGTGCGGGAACCTGCTGCTCCGGCCCAGCGGGGACGGCGCGGGCGGAGTGTCGGTCAGCACGCTCCAGACGCTCAACGG GACGCCGGTGGTCCGGCACTACAGAGTGAAGCGCGAAGGCCCCAAGTACGTGATCGACGTGGAGGAGCCG TTCTCCTGCACCTCGCTCGACGCAGTGGTCAACTATTTCGTGTCGCACTCCAATAAGAAGCTGATGCCCTTCCTGCTGGACGATGACTACGAGAAAGTGATTG GCTACGCGGAGACGGATAAAGAGAATGGCGAGAGTGTGTGGGTGGCGCCCTCGGCCCCCGGCCCAG GTCCTGCACCCCCTAGGGGTGGCCCTAAGCAGCTGCCTCCCTCGGCCATCACGCCTGTGTCCAGCCAGGACAAGCTGCCCCCACTACTGAACCAGGATGAGGACTATGTGATCCCCATTGGAGATGACCCAGCTGCCAACTACGTGAACGGGGACG TGCCTTCCCCTAGTCGACCAGTTGTCCCGAAGCCCAGGAAGTTGGCCATGTTTCAGGCAAAGCCTCCAAAGCCACCCATTGTGCCCAAGTCAG AGCCCAAAAAAGGCCTCAACAGTGGCCTGGCCAGGAAGCTGGCAGTCAGCTCAGCGCAGGCTTTCTCCTCCCCGACCACAG CAGTCCTGGGTGGATATAAGAGAGAACAGCCTGGACTGGGGAATCCCTGGTGCCGCTGA